In a single window of the Limnohabitans sp. 2KL-27 genome:
- a CDS encoding FliH/SctL family protein gives MALSDLNEKPAPWSPNPLLNSKAEAPRFLRTQWDEASARSFGPWRVADKAEPTEGLMTEAVALAASEAATEAQGVVPVTEEPAALAESESPWTEAALDQLRDEAYQKGLLEGQAQVRADFEAERNKERELMRHLGIELRSISQDPQRFFEPLKRLSLHLAEQLVRAELQLSGQAVHNLIQECIQQLDHVVEPVHVSVNPEDLQRLNAMGESVTKHMQLEADALLRPGSVRVRVQDSVMQDLIETRLEPLARRLLSQPDAWMQQSSLVKDRAEALPANTPVRDWQRQVVDVQDTELKPTANPNDDTP, from the coding sequence ATGGCTTTGTCTGACCTCAACGAAAAGCCTGCGCCCTGGAGCCCCAACCCCTTGCTCAACAGCAAGGCCGAAGCCCCCCGCTTTTTGCGCACCCAATGGGACGAGGCCTCTGCCCGTTCCTTTGGCCCGTGGCGAGTGGCCGACAAAGCCGAACCCACCGAAGGCCTGATGACCGAAGCGGTTGCGCTGGCCGCCAGCGAAGCCGCCACAGAGGCACAGGGCGTTGTGCCGGTGACCGAAGAACCTGCGGCACTGGCCGAGTCCGAGTCGCCCTGGACAGAAGCGGCGCTGGACCAATTGCGCGACGAGGCCTATCAGAAGGGGCTGCTCGAAGGGCAAGCCCAGGTGCGCGCCGATTTTGAGGCCGAGCGCAACAAAGAACGTGAACTGATGCGCCACCTCGGCATCGAGTTGCGCAGCATCAGCCAAGACCCGCAGCGGTTTTTTGAACCCCTCAAACGCCTGTCCCTGCACCTGGCCGAACAGCTGGTGCGTGCCGAGCTGCAGCTCTCGGGCCAAGCCGTTCACAACCTGATCCAAGAATGCATCCAACAACTCGATCATGTGGTCGAGCCCGTTCATGTCAGCGTCAACCCCGAAGACCTGCAGCGCCTCAATGCGATGGGCGAGTCGGTCACCAAACACATGCAGCTCGAAGCCGATGCCCTGCTGCGCCCGGGCAGCGTGCGGGTGCGGGTGCAAGACAGCGTGATGCAAGACCTGATTGAAACACGCCTCGAACCCTTGGCCCGACGCTTGCTGTCTCAGCCAGACGCATGGATGCAGCAGTCTTCCCTGGTCAAGGACCGGGCCGAAGCCTTGCCTGCCAACACCCCGGTGCGTGACTGGCAGCGGCAGGTGGTGGATGTGCAAGACACCGAACTCAAACCCACAGCCAACCCGAACGACGACACCCCATGA
- a CDS encoding FliI/YscN family ATPase: MDFDAEVKQLIGELHAPEPQRNGTLVRLVGMRLETRGLMAPLGACCEVVGQFGHRVEAEVVGFNDDTLYLMPFTEPNGIGPGARVTVLSHSSSVNLGPDLLGRVIDGRGQPLDGKPAPHCTDVLSLLGRPLNPMERGPIHQILDVGVKAINGVLTIGRGQRLGLVAGSGVGKSVLLGMMTRYTEADVVVIGLIGERGREVQAFIEETLGAEGLAKSVLVAAPANVSPVLRLKATHMTHVIAEYFRDQGKNVLMLVDSLTRVAHAQREIGLAVGEPPTAKGYPPSVFALLPNLIERAGVGRHGFGSITAIYTVLAEGDDANDPIVDIARASLDGQVMLSRKLADAAHYPAIDLNGSISRVMQNLLSPEDLKQSNRFRRLWSLYQQNQDLIQVGAYEAGSNPELDQAIRLRQSMEKFLQQDMHTNMDVNATRHELQSLMAG; encoded by the coding sequence ATGGATTTTGACGCCGAGGTCAAGCAGCTGATCGGTGAGCTGCACGCCCCCGAGCCTCAGCGCAACGGGACGCTGGTGCGGCTGGTGGGCATGCGGCTGGAAACGCGGGGCCTGATGGCACCGCTGGGCGCCTGCTGCGAAGTCGTGGGCCAATTCGGCCACCGGGTCGAGGCCGAGGTGGTCGGCTTCAACGACGACACGCTGTACCTCATGCCCTTCACCGAGCCCAACGGCATCGGCCCTGGCGCTCGGGTCACCGTGCTCAGCCATTCCTCAAGCGTCAACCTGGGCCCCGATCTGCTGGGCCGGGTCATTGACGGGCGCGGCCAGCCGCTGGACGGCAAACCCGCCCCCCATTGCACCGACGTGCTCAGCCTGTTGGGCCGCCCGCTCAACCCCATGGAGCGGGGCCCCATCCATCAGATCCTCGACGTGGGCGTCAAGGCCATCAACGGCGTGCTGACCATCGGACGCGGCCAGCGCCTGGGCCTGGTGGCCGGCTCGGGTGTGGGCAAAAGCGTCTTGCTGGGCATGATGACGCGCTACACCGAAGCCGACGTGGTGGTGATCGGTCTGATCGGCGAGCGCGGCCGCGAAGTGCAGGCCTTCATCGAAGAAACCCTCGGCGCAGAAGGCCTGGCCAAGTCGGTGCTGGTGGCCGCACCCGCCAACGTCTCGCCTGTGCTGCGCCTGAAGGCCACCCACATGACCCATGTGATCGCCGAATACTTTCGCGACCAGGGCAAAAATGTGTTGATGCTGGTCGACAGCCTCACCCGCGTGGCGCATGCGCAGCGCGAAATCGGCCTGGCCGTGGGCGAGCCGCCAACCGCCAAGGGCTACCCGCCCTCGGTGTTTGCGCTGCTGCCCAACCTGATCGAACGTGCCGGTGTCGGCCGCCACGGTTTTGGCTCGATCACGGCCATCTACACCGTGCTGGCCGAAGGCGATGACGCCAACGACCCGATCGTGGACATCGCCCGCGCCTCGCTCGACGGGCAAGTCATGCTCTCTCGCAAACTCGCTGATGCCGCCCACTACCCGGCCATTGACCTGAACGGCTCGATTTCGCGGGTGATGCAAAACCTGCTGAGCCCGGAAGACCTCAAGCAATCGAACCGCTTCAGGCGCTTGTGGTCGCTTTACCAACAAAACCAAGACCTGATCCAGGTGGGGGCCTACGAGGCCGGCAGCAACCCCGAACTCGACCAAGCCATCCGCTTGCGGCAAAGCATGGAAAAGTTTTTGCAGCAAGACATGCACACCAACATGGATGTGAACGCCACCCGCCATGAACTCCAGTCCCTGATGGCTGGCTGA
- a CDS encoding flagellar FliJ family protein, whose product MRQARNCWPALVKKANDEVTQTQSDLVAALARVDQLNASHQRLCRLYDEYRLKEQQPQSEVMGMQASMNQRQFMAQLLNLQQRVVLDISKADAQVANLRKKRVLADMELQKMRALQEQDLLAVQREQQMHEQRHMDELGLRQFNLRMQG is encoded by the coding sequence GTGCGACAAGCCCGAAACTGCTGGCCGGCCTTGGTCAAAAAGGCCAACGACGAAGTCACCCAAACCCAAAGCGATCTGGTGGCAGCGCTCGCCCGTGTGGACCAGCTCAACGCCAGTCACCAACGCTTGTGCCGTCTGTACGACGAATACCGGCTCAAAGAGCAACAGCCCCAGAGCGAGGTCATGGGCATGCAAGCCAGCATGAACCAGCGCCAGTTCATGGCCCAACTGCTGAACCTGCAGCAACGTGTGGTGCTCGACATCAGCAAAGCCGATGCGCAGGTGGCCAACTTGCGCAAAAAACGCGTGCTGGCCGACATGGAACTCCAAAAAATGCGGGCACTGCAAGAACAAGACCTTTTGGCCGTGCAGCGTGAACAGCAAATGCACGAACAGCGGCACATGGACGAGCTGGGGCTGCGGCAGTTCAATTTGCGCATGCAAGGCTGA
- a CDS encoding ABC transporter substrate-binding protein, whose amino-acid sequence MTSRRSVLTQGAALLGATSTSLLVPQSAQAQSGKIRVGLMLPYTGTFAQLGVAIENGVRMAINEQGGKLGGREIEWFKVDDESEPSKAIENANKLVQRDKVDVLIGTVHSGVQMGIHRVARESGVINLIPNAGVHIATRAQCAPNVFRTSFSNSQPTMALGEAMVKRGHKKAVWITWKYAAGDEAFEGFKESYTKAGGTIVKELGLPFPNVEFQALLTEIAALKPDAVACFFAGGGAAKFLRDYAAAGLKGKIPLYGSGFLTEGVLDAAGPAADGVLTALHYGDGIETKRNKDFRLNYAKTFKMQPDVYAVQGYDTGLLLVQGANAVKGDVSQKAAMIKAMEVAVIDSPRGKWTMSKSHNPVQDIYLREVSNKENKVIGIAAKALADSGAGCRM is encoded by the coding sequence ATGACATCCCGACGTTCCGTATTGACACAAGGCGCTGCTTTGCTTGGCGCCACCTCCACCAGCTTGTTGGTGCCCCAAAGCGCGCAAGCCCAAAGCGGCAAAATCCGCGTGGGCCTGATGCTGCCCTACACCGGCACCTTTGCGCAGCTGGGCGTGGCCATCGAGAACGGTGTGCGCATGGCCATCAACGAGCAAGGCGGCAAACTGGGCGGTCGCGAGATCGAATGGTTCAAGGTCGACGACGAATCCGAGCCATCCAAAGCCATTGAAAACGCCAACAAACTGGTGCAGCGCGACAAGGTCGATGTGCTGATCGGCACCGTCCACTCGGGCGTGCAAATGGGCATCCACCGCGTGGCCCGCGAAAGCGGCGTGATCAACCTGATCCCCAACGCCGGCGTGCACATCGCCACCCGCGCCCAGTGCGCCCCCAACGTGTTCCGCACCAGTTTCTCTAACAGCCAGCCCACCATGGCGCTGGGCGAGGCCATGGTCAAGCGCGGCCACAAAAAGGCGGTGTGGATCACCTGGAAATACGCCGCGGGCGACGAAGCCTTCGAGGGCTTCAAAGAAAGCTACACCAAAGCAGGTGGCACCATCGTCAAGGAATTGGGCCTGCCCTTCCCCAACGTCGAGTTCCAGGCCCTGCTGACCGAAATCGCTGCACTCAAACCCGACGCCGTGGCCTGCTTCTTTGCCGGTGGCGGCGCGGCCAAGTTCTTGCGCGACTACGCTGCGGCCGGCCTCAAAGGCAAGATTCCGCTGTACGGCTCGGGCTTCCTGACCGAAGGCGTGCTGGACGCCGCAGGCCCTGCGGCCGACGGCGTGCTCACAGCCCTGCACTACGGTGACGGCATCGAGACCAAGCGCAACAAAGACTTCCGCCTGAACTACGCCAAGACCTTCAAGATGCAACCCGACGTGTACGCCGTGCAAGGCTACGACACAGGTTTGTTGCTGGTGCAAGGCGCCAACGCCGTCAAGGGCGATGTGAGCCAAAAGGCGGCCATGATCAAGGCCATGGAAGTGGCCGTGATCGACAGCCCACGCGGCAAGTGGACCATGAGCAAGTCGCACAACCCGGTGCAAGACATCTACCTGCGCGAAGTCTCCAACAAAGAGAACAAAGTCATTGGCATCGCGGCCAAGGCCTTGGCCGATTCCGGCGCGGGTTGCCGCATGTAA
- a CDS encoding branched-chain amino acid ABC transporter permease: MDFVNFLIQLLNSVQYGLLLFMLAAGLTLIFGIMGVVNLAHGSFYMLGAYLAWSLAAQLGSFTLAILVGTALSVAFGLLIERLLFRHFYHRDHLDQVLLTFGLIYVFEELRSMIWGDDVHGLPVPELLAASIPLTDNLSYPVYRLFMSGVCLVLALGLYLLISKTRLGMKIRAGAFNREMTESLGINIQLIHSVVFALGIGLASIAGMIAAPVSSVYPNMGSQVLIMCFVVVVIGGIGSVRGALIAALLVGLVDTFGKVLLPQASGMLVYVLMAAVLLYKPEGLFKQ, from the coding sequence ATGGACTTTGTGAATTTTTTGATCCAGTTGCTCAACAGCGTCCAGTACGGGCTGCTGCTGTTCATGCTGGCCGCGGGCCTGACGCTGATCTTCGGCATCATGGGCGTGGTGAATTTGGCGCACGGCAGCTTTTACATGCTGGGCGCCTACCTGGCTTGGTCACTGGCCGCGCAATTGGGCAGCTTCACCTTGGCCATCTTGGTGGGGACCGCCTTGTCGGTGGCCTTTGGCTTGCTGATTGAGCGCTTGCTGTTTCGCCACTTCTACCACCGGGACCACCTCGACCAAGTGCTGCTGACGTTTGGCCTGATCTATGTGTTCGAAGAGCTGCGCTCCATGATTTGGGGCGACGACGTGCACGGCCTGCCCGTGCCCGAGTTGCTGGCCGCGTCCATCCCCCTGACCGACAACCTGTCGTACCCGGTGTACCGCTTGTTCATGTCGGGTGTGTGCCTGGTGCTGGCTTTGGGCCTGTATTTGCTGATTTCCAAAACCCGCTTGGGGATGAAGATCCGCGCGGGGGCCTTCAACCGCGAGATGACCGAATCGCTGGGCATCAACATCCAGCTCATCCACTCCGTGGTGTTCGCTTTGGGCATTGGGCTGGCCTCGATCGCGGGCATGATCGCCGCGCCCGTCTCCAGCGTCTACCCCAATATGGGCAGTCAGGTCTTGATCATGTGCTTTGTGGTGGTCGTCATTGGCGGCATCGGCTCGGTGCGCGGCGCCTTGATCGCCGCCTTGCTGGTGGGCCTGGTCGACACCTTTGGCAAGGTGCTGCTGCCCCAGGCCTCCGGCATGCTGGTGTATGTGCTGATGGCCGCCGTGCTGCTGTACAAACCCGAAGGCCTGTTCAAGCAATGA